From Sphingobium sp. RAC03, a single genomic window includes:
- a CDS encoding LPS-assembly protein LptD produces MLVTPLFPFRSALLLGSALPLLALAPQALAQQLNEPPTPISAPDAPVPTNDDQIGFAADALEYDSNQEVVTASGNVQLLREGNRLRADKVVWDRDTGKVEALGNVSLTDAEGNIAYGDRFDVTDTLKDGMVDNMLLVLQSGGRLASATGTRVNGVYTLNRAAYTGCAVEDSKGCPKEPTWQINAVKVIYDPRRERVSYTNANIELFGLPLIPLPGLSHPVGEAGGSGLLMPNLRYDRNNGFEVALPYFFKLAPNRDLTLTPHIYTNALPMLEANYRHLYDRGAYQATGFLTYGSRVATGDSPIGTTPVDAQKDIRGYIDATGAMQLTPEWSLDGSIRFASDRTFLRRYDISRDDRLRSTLGAQRIGDNSYFSIRGWAVQTLRAGDSQGQTPIALPLIDYRLRLKDPLLGGVLQLQANTLAITRTHGQDTQRAFAAAEWNLRTLTGLGQEVTFTGYLRGDVYHSSDNDLTTVDTYAGSPGWQGRGIAAAAFDMRWPFVGEAFGGVQRIAPRIQIVAAPRLANLSLPNEDARAVDLEDSNLFALNRFAGYDRFEDSTRITYGLEYGLDLPDFSLQSIVGQSYRLDSRENILPDGTGLSGRTSDIVGRVTARYKDFISLTHRFRADKDNLAVRRNEVDATVGSKSTYVMVGYLRLNRDADDTLEDLQDREEVRLGGRVQFARFWSVFGSTVIDLTDAKEDPLSAADGYEPVRHRLGVAYEDDCLTLGLTWRRDYVANGDARKGNGFQLRLAFRNIGI; encoded by the coding sequence TTGTTGGTCACGCCCCTTTTCCCGTTTCGTTCCGCTTTGTTGCTGGGCAGCGCTTTGCCCCTGCTGGCGCTGGCCCCGCAGGCTTTGGCCCAGCAACTCAACGAGCCGCCAACGCCCATCAGCGCGCCCGATGCGCCCGTGCCCACCAATGACGACCAGATCGGATTCGCCGCCGACGCGCTCGAATATGACAGCAATCAGGAAGTCGTCACCGCCAGCGGCAACGTCCAGTTGCTGCGCGAGGGCAACCGCCTGCGCGCCGACAAGGTGGTGTGGGACCGCGATACCGGCAAGGTCGAGGCGCTGGGCAATGTCTCGCTCACCGATGCGGAGGGCAATATCGCCTATGGCGACCGGTTCGACGTAACCGACACGCTCAAGGACGGCATGGTCGACAATATGCTGCTGGTGCTGCAGTCGGGCGGGCGGCTGGCATCGGCGACGGGCACGCGCGTCAACGGCGTCTATACGCTCAACCGCGCCGCCTATACCGGCTGCGCGGTGGAAGACAGCAAGGGCTGCCCCAAGGAACCCACCTGGCAGATCAATGCGGTCAAGGTCATCTACGATCCGAGGCGCGAACGGGTCAGCTATACTAACGCCAATATCGAATTGTTCGGCCTGCCGCTCATCCCGCTGCCGGGCCTCTCCCATCCGGTCGGCGAAGCGGGTGGCAGTGGTCTTTTGATGCCCAATCTGCGCTATGACCGCAATAACGGCTTCGAAGTCGCGCTGCCCTATTTCTTCAAGCTCGCGCCCAACCGCGACCTGACGCTCACGCCGCATATCTATACTAATGCGCTGCCCATGCTGGAGGCAAACTACCGCCATCTCTATGATCGCGGCGCCTATCAAGCCACCGGCTTCCTCACCTATGGCAGCCGTGTGGCGACCGGCGACAGCCCGATCGGCACCACCCCGGTCGACGCGCAAAAAGATATTCGTGGCTATATCGACGCCACCGGGGCGATGCAGTTGACGCCGGAATGGAGCCTGGACGGGTCGATCCGCTTCGCGTCCGACCGCACCTTCCTGCGCCGCTACGACATCAGCCGCGATGACCGGCTCCGTTCGACCCTTGGCGCGCAACGGATCGGCGACAACAGCTATTTCTCGATTCGCGGCTGGGCCGTGCAAACGTTGCGCGCAGGCGATTCGCAGGGCCAGACCCCGATCGCCCTGCCGCTGATCGACTATCGGCTGCGGCTGAAAGACCCGCTGCTGGGCGGTGTGTTGCAATTGCAGGCGAACACATTGGCCATCACCCGCACCCATGGACAGGACACGCAGCGCGCCTTCGCCGCCGCCGAATGGAATCTGCGCACCTTGACCGGGCTTGGCCAGGAAGTGACCTTCACCGGCTATCTGCGCGGCGACGTCTATCATAGCAGCGACAATGATCTGACCACCGTCGACACCTATGCGGGCAGTCCGGGCTGGCAGGGCCGCGGGATCGCCGCTGCGGCCTTCGATATGCGCTGGCCCTTCGTGGGCGAAGCATTCGGCGGGGTGCAGCGCATAGCGCCCCGCATCCAGATCGTCGCTGCACCACGTCTCGCCAATCTGTCACTGCCCAATGAAGACGCCCGCGCCGTCGATCTGGAAGACAGCAACCTCTTCGCGCTCAATCGCTTCGCCGGTTATGATCGGTTCGAGGATTCGACCCGCATCACCTATGGCCTGGAATATGGCCTGGATCTCCCCGACTTCTCGCTCCAGAGCATCGTCGGGCAAAGCTATCGTCTGGACAGCAGGGAAAATATCCTGCCCGACGGCACCGGCCTGTCGGGTCGCACATCCGACATCGTCGGCCGGGTGACCGCACGCTACAAGGATTTCATCAGCCTCACCCACCGCTTCCGGGCGGACAAGGACAATCTGGCGGTCCGCCGCAACGAAGTCGATGCGACGGTCGGCAGCAAAAGCACTTATGTCATGGTCGGCTATCTGCGCCTCAACCGCGATGCCGACGACACGTTGGAGGATCTGCAGGACCGCGAAGAAGTGCGGCTGGGCGGCCGCGTGCAGTTTGCGCGCTTCTGGTCGGTCTTCGGATCGACCGTCATCGACCTGACCGATGCCAAGGAAGATCCGTTGAGCGCGGCGGACGGCTATGAGCCGGTACGCCACCGGCTGGGCGTCGCTTATGAGGATGATTGCCTGACGCTTGGCCTCACCTGGCGCCGCGATTATGTGGCCAATGGCGACGCGCGAAAGGGCAATGGCTTCCAGCTACGGCTAGCTTTCCGCAATATTGGCATATAA